The nucleotide sequence CCGCCCAGCACGAAAAACGGCACGCCGCTGATCCCCAGGGCCTGCGCCTGCGCCTCGTCCTGCCGCACCGCCTGCGCGTACCGCCCGCTGGCCAGCGCCGAGCGCGCCTCGTCTGCGTCCAGGCCCACGTCCTGCGCCAGCTGCACCAGCACCTCCGGGTCCCCCAGGAGCTTTCCCTCCGTGAGGTAGGCGGCGAAGAGGCGCTCTTCCATGGCCGCCTGAAGCCCCTTTTCCCGGGCGAGCGCAATCAGTTGATGCGCCAGAAAGGTGTTGGTGGGCTGAACTCGCTCGAAGTGGTAGTCGAGGCCCTCACCGGCAGCTGTGCGGGTCATCTGGTCCAGCATCTCCTGCGCCTGCTCGGGCGTGCGCCGGTACTTGCGCGCCAGGCCGTCACGTACAGACACCGCGCTCCGCACCGGAGCCGCGGGGTCGAGCTCGAAGGCGTGCCACACGACCTCCACCTGCTCGCGTGCGGGAAAGTTGGCGAGGGCCTGTTCAAAGCGCCGCTTGCCGATGTAACACCACGGACAGGCGATGTCCGACCAGATATCCACGCGCAGCTTGTCGGGAGAAGAGGGAGGGAAGAGGGTCATGCATCTATAATAAAGTACTTTGTAAAATAAAGCAAAGGCGGGCGACGGACCCGAAGGGCTGCTGACGAGGGCGTCAAACGCACCTGAAGCAGTCCGCGGCCTCGTCCCCGCCCGTGCCTCGTGCGGAGGGCTCAGCGCCCGGGTGTGTGCTGGTCGTCGGGGAGGGGAGGAGGCGTTCCCGAGCTTTCCTCCGGGAGGGCCGCGCCCGTTTCGTCGTTGCCGGGCGTGCTCGTCTGCCCAGCGCCGCCCGCGCTGGTCTTGCCGGTCTCTCGCCAGCGCTCCTGCTGCTCGATGTAGCCTTCCTGCATCTGCTCGGCTTCGTTGCCCGTTCCGTCTTGCGGATTGGTCATGCCCCGAGGGTAGGCGCTGACCAAAAGGGTGAAGTGTGCCCGCCGTCAAGCTGGCCTTTACCTGCTCGCGACGCGCAACGCTTCTTTACGCGCTCCAGCCCGGCTCAGGAGGCGACGGGCTCCAGCTTCTGCCACTCCTGAAGGCTCCGCACGCCCAGCGTCTTCCCCTGTGCGGCGGCGATGGCCTTTGCGGTCCACGCCGCGCCTTCGCGGGTGCTGACGATGGGCACCCCACGCTCCAGCGCCGTGCGCAGCAGGGGCGAGCCGGTCACGTCGATGAGGAGGTCAGGCAAGGTGCCCTCCTCCTGCTCGCGGATCACCCGCAGCCCCGCGCTCTCCAGCGTGGCGGCCACGTCGTCCAGCCCATCACCGAGGAGGAGCGCCGTGCCCTCCCTGGGCAAGTTGCTCTTGGCCCCGAGTTGAGCGCGGTAGAAGGCCAGATACGGATCGGTGTCGATCCCCATGCTTTCGCCCGTGCTCTTCATCTCCGGGCCGAGCACCGGGAGCACGCCCCTAAACTTCAGGAAGGGCAGGTGCACTTCCTTGACCGAGTACATGCCCGGTGTGGGCGTCTCGGTGAAGCCGATCTGTGCCAGCGTGTGTCCTACGGCGAGGCGCGCCGCGTACTTGGCGAGCGGGTGGCCGACAGCCTTGGAGACGAAGGGCACGGTACGGCTGGCGCGCGGATTCGCTTCGAGAATGTAGGCCACGCCGTCCTTGATCGCCCACTGCACGTTCATCAGGCCCCTGACCCCGAGTTCGAGGGCGAGGCGTTCGGTGTCGGCCTTCACCCGGGCGAGCAGGTCAGGGGAGAGGGTGACCGGGGGCAGCACACAAGCCGAGTCACCGGAGTGGACACCGGCGGCCTCGACGTGCTCCATGATGCCCGCCACCACAGCCGTTTCACCGTCGCAGAGGGTGTCTACATCGAGTTCAAGCGCCCCTTCCAGGAACTGGTCAAGCAGGATGCTGGGCTGCCCCTCGACGGCGGCGTACACCTCGTCCAGATAGGTGGTCAGTTCCTCCATGCTCCGCACCGTTCGCATGGCGCGGCCCCCGAGGACGTAGGAGGGGCGGGCCATCAGCGGGAAGCCGAGTTCGGCGGCGAGCTCGCGGGCCTGCTCGGGCGTCTGGGCCACCTTGCCTCTGGGCTGCGGCAGGCCCAGGCGTTCACACAGGGCGCCAAAGGAGGCGCGGTCTTCGGCCTGGTGAATCGTTTCCGGGGAGGTGCCGATGATGGGCGCACCCGCTTCGGCCAGCCGACGCGCCAGCTTCAGCGGCGTCTGTCCGCCAAGCTGCACGATCACACCCACAGGCTTCTCGTGCTCGACGATGTTCATCACGTCTTCAAAGGTCAGCGGCTCGAAGTACAGGCGGTCAGCGGTGTCGTAGTCGGTGCTCACCGTCTCGGGGTTCGAGTTGACCATGATGGTTTCAAAGCCAGCCTCCTGAAGCGCCCACACGGCGTGAACCGTCGCGTAGTCGAACTCTACCCCCTGCCCTATGCGGTTAGGACCGCTTCCCAGAATCACCACCTTGGGCTTGTCGGTGGGTGTGACCTCGTCTTCCCACTCGTAGGTAGAGTAGTGGTAGGGCGTGTACGCCTCGAACTCGGCGGCGCAGGTGTCCACCGTCTTGTAGACGGGCGTGGCCTTGGCGGCCTTGCGCAGCGCCCGCACTTCGAGTTCGGAGAGCCCCACCAGCTCCCCGATCCGCGCGTCAGAAAAGCCCAATCTCTTGACCTCGCGCCAGAGTTCATACTTCCACTCCGCGATGGGGCCCAGCTCGAGGATTTCCTTCTCGGCGTCCACGATCTCCTGAATCTGCGAGAGAAACCAGGGATCGATCTTCGTGGCGTCGTGGAGGGCCTGCACGTCTTCGCCCCGGCGCAGCAGCTCGATCACGGCTTCGAGGCGGCGGGGGTTACCGTACAGCAGGCCGCGCAGCTCCTCGGTCGTCATCTCGGCATAGGCGCCGCGCACGTCCGCCTCGACCGAGCGCAGCGCCTTTTGCAGACTTTCTTTGAAGGTGCGGCCAATCGCCATCACCTCGCCCACGCTGCGCATCTGGGTGCCCAGCGCGTCCGGCGTGCCGGGGAACTTCTCGAAGGCGAAGCGCGGAATCTTGGTGACGACGTAATCAATCGTGGGTTCGAAGGCGGCGGGCGTCACGCGGGTGATGTCGTTGGGCAGCTCGTCGAGGTGGTACCCCACCGCCAGCAGCGCCGCGATCTTGGCAATCGGGAAGCCGGTCGCCTTGCTCGCGAGCGCACTGGAACGGCTGACGCGCGGATTCATCTCGATCACGATCACCCGTCCGTCTTTCGGGTTGACCGCGAACTGGATGTTGGAGCCGCCCGTATCCACACCGATCTCGCGGATGATGGCAAGGCTTTGG is from Deinococcus sp. YIM 77859 and encodes:
- a CDS encoding DsbA family oxidoreductase, with product MTLFPPSSPDKLRVDIWSDIACPWCYIGKRRFEQALANFPAREQVEVVWHAFELDPAAPVRSAVSVRDGLARKYRRTPEQAQEMLDQMTRTAAGEGLDYHFERVQPTNTFLAHQLIALAREKGLQAAMEERLFAAYLTEGKLLGDPEVLVQLAQDVGLDADEARSALASGRYAQAVRQDEAQAQALGISGVPFFVLGGKYGVSGAQSAEVLQAALAQVWQETHPAPLTPLGQPASAQGCEDGQCALPGVAERS
- the carB gene encoding carbamoyl-phosphate synthase large subunit, with protein sequence MPKRTDLQTILILGSGPIQIGQAAEFDYSGTQALKALKKEGYRLVLVNSNPATIMTDPDLADATYLEPLTPEFVRKVIEKERPDALLPTLGGQTALNLAMELHANGTLKEFGVELIGANAEAIHKGEDREAFQAAMKKIGVETARGKMVHSMEEAIEYQKEIGLPIVIRPSFTLGGTGGGIAHTYEDFLKITEGGLRDSPVHSVLLEESILGWKEYELEVMRDHADTVVIITSIENFDPMGVHTGDSITVAPAQTLSDVEYQRLRDQSLAIIREIGVDTGGSNIQFAVNPKDGRVIVIEMNPRVSRSSALASKATGFPIAKIAALLAVGYHLDELPNDITRVTPAAFEPTIDYVVTKIPRFAFEKFPGTPDALGTQMRSVGEVMAIGRTFKESLQKALRSVEADVRGAYAEMTTEELRGLLYGNPRRLEAVIELLRRGEDVQALHDATKIDPWFLSQIQEIVDAEKEILELGPIAEWKYELWREVKRLGFSDARIGELVGLSELEVRALRKAAKATPVYKTVDTCAAEFEAYTPYHYSTYEWEDEVTPTDKPKVVILGSGPNRIGQGVEFDYATVHAVWALQEAGFETIMVNSNPETVSTDYDTADRLYFEPLTFEDVMNIVEHEKPVGVIVQLGGQTPLKLARRLAEAGAPIIGTSPETIHQAEDRASFGALCERLGLPQPRGKVAQTPEQARELAAELGFPLMARPSYVLGGRAMRTVRSMEELTTYLDEVYAAVEGQPSILLDQFLEGALELDVDTLCDGETAVVAGIMEHVEAAGVHSGDSACVLPPVTLSPDLLARVKADTERLALELGVRGLMNVQWAIKDGVAYILEANPRASRTVPFVSKAVGHPLAKYAARLAVGHTLAQIGFTETPTPGMYSVKEVHLPFLKFRGVLPVLGPEMKSTGESMGIDTDPYLAFYRAQLGAKSNLPREGTALLLGDGLDDVAATLESAGLRVIREQEEGTLPDLLIDVTGSPLLRTALERGVPIVSTREGAAWTAKAIAAAQGKTLGVRSLQEWQKLEPVAS